A genomic window from Maylandia zebra isolate NMK-2024a linkage group LG20, Mzebra_GT3a, whole genome shotgun sequence includes:
- the sdcbp2 gene encoding syntenin-2 → MSLYPSLEDLKVDKVIKAQAQFAQTTTPMPAITEGTYQPQAATAGMPGSSLYPNLEELGDYMGLALNSDEVQKNLALVPVADNQVALPSGSGVGGMVRPVTGADIGIRRAEIRPGLREIILCKDQDKKVGLRLRAIDNGVFVQLVQANSPAALAGLRFGDQVLQINGQNSAGWSADKAHKALKAASETRIELVVRDRPFQRTVTMHKDSSGHVGFIYKNGKITSLVKDGSAARNGLLTEHYICEINGQNVIGLKDSQIKDILTTSPTTMTITIMPKFVYEHMVKRMSSGLMRSAMDHSVPEV, encoded by the exons ATGTCTCTGTACCCATCACTCGAGGACCTTAAGGTCGACAAGGTCATTAAG GCCCAGGCCCAGTTCGCCCAGACTACCACACCCATGCCAGCCATCACTGAGGGAACCTACCAGCCCCAGGCTGCCACTGCTGGGATGCCAGGATCAA GCCTGTACCCAAATCTGGAGGAACTGGGAGACTACATGGGGCTGGCCCTCAACAGCGATGAAGTGCAGAAGAACTTGGCCCTGGTGCCTGTTGCTGACAAT CAAGTGGCACTGCCCTCTGGCTCAGGTGTTGGAGGGATGGTGCGGCCGGTTACCGGAGCAGACATTGGCATCAGGAGGGCAGAAATCCGCCCAGGACTGCGGGAGATCATCCTCTGCAAAGACCAGGACAAGAAGGTTGGACTCCGGCTCAGGGCCATCGACAAT GGAGTGTTTGTCCAGCTGGTGCAGGCTAACTCCCCCGCTGCCCTGGCTGGGCTGCGCTTTGGGGACCAGGTCTTGCAGATCAACGGGCAGAACTCTGCTGGATGGAGTGCGGACAAGGCCCACAAAGCTCTGAAGGCTGCGTCTGAGACCCGCATTGagctggtggtcagggacag GCCATTTCAGCGCACCGTCACCATGCACAAAGATAGCTCTGGTCACGTGGGCTTCATCTACAAGAATGGGAAAATCACCTCATTGGTCAAAGATGGCTCAGCCGCCCGCAATGGCCTGCTGACTGAACATTACATCTGTGAAATCAATGGACAGAATGTCATCGGACTCAAG GACTCTCAGATCAAAGAcatcctgaccacctctccgaCAACCATGACCATCACCATCATGCCTAAGTTTGTCTACGAGCACATGGTTAAGAG GATGTCCTCTGGCCTGATGCGGTCAGCCATGGATCACTCTGTCCCAGAGGTGTGA